In Parasteatoda tepidariorum isolate YZ-2023 chromosome 2, CAS_Ptep_4.0, whole genome shotgun sequence, one DNA window encodes the following:
- the LOC139427172 gene encoding histone-lysine N-methyltransferase SETMAR-like, with protein MSVDKVHLRHCILYEFQKGSNIWFSKFRSGDLSHKESDRSGRPSKIDNDVLRSMLENNPHLTSRENAEEFGIHHTTVGDHIKSLGLATGVEKWILYENIKIKKYYCKPEPSLATVPKPSIHQRKVLLCLWWDRKGPVYYELLKQGKTINADLYCNQLDKLNAAIKDKRPALASRKGIEFHHD; from the exons ATGTCAGTAGATAAAGTGCATTTACGACACtgcattttatatgaattcCAAAAAGGAAGCAACAT ATGGTTTAGTAAATTTCGTTCCGGAGATCTGAGCCACAAAGAAAGTGATAGATCTGGGCGACCATCCAAGATAGATAATGATGTTTTGCGATCCATGTTGGAAAATAATCCACATTTAACAAGTCGAGAAAATGCTGAAGAGTTTGGCATTCATCATACAACTGTTGGAGATCACATTAAATCTCTTGG GCTGGCTACTGGAGTTGAAAAGTGGATTCTTTACGagaatattaagattaaaaaatattactgcaaacCAGAACCATCATTAGCAACAGTTCCGAAACCAAGTATCCATCAACGAAAAGTACTGCTTTGTTTGTGGTGGGACAGGAAAGGTCCAGTGTACTACGAGTTGCTGAAACAGGGGAAAACCATCAACGCGGATCTGTACTGCAATCAGCTGGATAAATTGAATGCAGCTATCAAAGACAAAAGGCCAGCATTAGCATCCAGAAAAGGAATAGAGTTCCACCACGACTAG